In Brienomyrus brachyistius isolate T26 unplaced genomic scaffold, BBRACH_0.4 scaffold100, whole genome shotgun sequence, a genomic segment contains:
- the fam72a gene encoding protein FAM72A, translating to MSTPYFKNKCVTQLNCIYCDSLLCTRGMKAVLLADTEVELFSTDIPPNRTVDFVSVCYSTKTCKCKLRDVACLKCGNVVGYHVVAPCTPCLHSCNNGHFWMFNSNSVVPINRPDASGLNLLLWGDLPELDDLEGEDQSSQSEEQYLR from the exons ATGTCTACaccttattttaaaaataaatgtgttaCGCAGCTGAATTGTATATACTGCGATAGTCTACTTTGTACGAGGGGGATGAAAGCTGTGCTCTTAGCCGATACAGAGGTTGAACTTTTTTCGACTGATATACCGCCTAACAG AACAGTGGATTTTGTCTCGGTCTGCTATTCTACAAAAACCTGTAAGTGCAAGCTGAGAGACGTGGCCTGTCTGAAGTG TGGCAACGTTGTCGGCTATCATGTGGTGGCGCCGTGCACACCCTGCCTGCACTCCTGTAACAACGGTCACTTCTGGATGTTCAACAGTAATTCAGTCGTACCAATCAACAGGCCGGACGCCTCGG gactgaatctgctgctatggGGGGACCTCCCTGAGCTGGACGACCTGGAAGGGGAGGACCAAAGCAGCCAGTCGGAGGAGCAGTACCTCAGGTAG